TATCGCTACTGCTTCATTATATAAACAACCGCGTCATTAATATAAAACAGTTATAGCTTACTAATTGCCAACATAGCACCATACATTATAGGTTGATGAATAAGATAAATAGCTAATGAATGTCTGCCAAGGTAGGCCAATTTATTACTAATAATATTGTTTGTTATTTTGATATTAAATAACGACTTATGCATAAAGTATATACCAATTAACACGGGAGAAATCCAAGGGATAAAGCTCACTAAATCAGTCGTTTTTCTAGGAATATCTAAGTGTTCTACTGACCATAACCAGATAGGCCGCATACTTATCCAATCGAGTTGATAACTTATTAAGCAAGCAACACCAATCACGAGTGCTGTATTGGGTAAGCGTGCGAATAGGACCGAGATAGGTAAAGCAACGGCAATAAAATGAATAATACCAAAATAGACCCAAGCATTAGGGTACATAAATAAACTGCCTATTGTTAGCAGTAAGGCGACAACAACTAATTTTGTGACGGTTTTACTTAGCTTTATTAAATTAACTTGTTTTGAATAAACTAAATAACTGCTCATTCCTACTGCTAATAAAAAACCAGTTACAATAATCGCTCTAAAGACACGCCATTCGATATCTTTATTGGTATTAATATCTAGCCAGTCGAAAGCGGCAAGGTTATAACAAAAGTGAAATATCACCATCAAGACAATTGCCGTCCCACGTAATATATCGACTTCATTAACTCTTACATTACGTGTGTTTGATAGATTGCTCACTGATGACTTCCTTTTATCTTTTAACTATTCTTTGATAGCGTAGTGATTACTTTCT
Above is a genomic segment from Psychromonas sp. L1A2 containing:
- a CDS encoding DUF1624 domain-containing protein, which translates into the protein MSNLSNTRNVRVNEVDILRGTAIVLMVIFHFCYNLAAFDWLDINTNKDIEWRVFRAIIVTGFLLAVGMSSYLVYSKQVNLIKLSKTVTKLVVVALLLTIGSLFMYPNAWVYFGIIHFIAVALPISVLFARLPNTALVIGVACLISYQLDWISMRPIWLWSVEHLDIPRKTTDLVSFIPWISPVLIGIYFMHKSLFNIKITNNIISNKLAYLGRHSLAIYLIHQPIMYGAMLAISKL